The genomic DNA gtttatttgtgtatttaacAATGCagttcaaaagtttaattttgatagaaaatacagaACAAGCGGTTTTTGTTGTTAACATGGGTTTCCCGAATTTTTGTTATCATCGGGGAACATTTATATTCCAAATACTGTACAAATAAGCAATACTACAAGATCTGATCCATTATAACTTACAACATTAGATTTTAATATTCAGCAGGTTTTTTATGATGCACATAAAATACCTTTTGCGAGaatcagatatatatatatgtatgttacgAAGACGACCACATATATTAACCATGTTGCGTATCtcaaatttcaattgtttttctcTGTCAAAATAAGTTGTGCAAATCGGCTATggtcttttatttgtatttttcagatCGGCTCAGTTAATCCCACTGTTTTTCACTTAATTTACCTGGTTATAGATCGTGtaactattttttattctcaattttgagtatttcatttatattgttttaagaACTCTTTGTACCAAAAGTCTGTTTAatctttaaacttaaaaaaaacccaataaatATGATTTAGTTCGGTACTACTGCCGTTTATGAtgcatgtaaatataacggaatttaacgagactgttattaaagtgagagggttggcgctatgaaaccaggtttaatccaccattttctacatttgaaaatgcctgtaccaagtcaagaatataaccgttcttgtccattcgtctttgatacgttttttttttttgattttgccatttgataatggactttccgaattgattttcctctgagttcagtatatttgtgattttactttttatattattgaaaacCAAAGAGAAGTCACGTATACTATCAATTACCTCATGTTTTGTCTATATTTCCATCCAACAAGGATGATGATCAGTGCAACAACGAATGGAAGTATTATTAATAAATCTGAaaagtgaaatatttataataaaaatcaattaaaaagaagaaaataatttaaaacataatattttgcATCTGCACAATATTGAAAAGAGGACACTTGCCTCAAATTGAACgcaacatatataatatttgtatcTTTTGTGGAGATATCCTAATTTACAATCGGGTCGCTCTCCAATACAACCTCTATAAACATAATAACTTTAAAAGCTTAAGACTTTTttacataacattttttatgtcagttaTTGTGTCTGTGGATAgtgatttcaattttgattcTGACGCTATACATGCGGCCATACTATTTAAGAAGGTAACTACAACTATATTTAATTTAGATGCATCATTCAACAtccttaaaataacaaataagtcTTCATATTTTAAATGGAAACTGTCAATATGTAAGAATATATagaatatcaatgattattatAACGTTTTAGGATGAATCTTAGcattatcaaaaattgaaataattgagTAAACAACTCTAAACTccttattttgtttcatataaaaatctatattttgatCGTTATAAAGATTACTTTGTACTTACATAATAGCTTATTACTTTCCTCATCGGGTTTTTGATCGTCTGTTGGAGGTGTCTTTACGCTATTTGTTGGTGTTGTTTGTATAACAGAGGTCTGATATGAATGATGTGTTGTTGTTGGTTCTATTGAAATTGTTGATGGTATAAAAGCTGATGATGACTGTAAGTTATGTATTACTGTTGACAATAAACCAGAACTCAGTAATATATACGTATTTGAATGACTGGTGGCTGATataaactttgtacttgtagTTGGTGACACGAAAGAAGATTGAATATCGATAGCAATGGTAGAAGACAACGATACTATTGATGTTACTAATGGACATTCTGTTGGATTGTTAACACATTCGCCTGTCACACATTTATGATTTCCTTCCGGGCATGTCTGAATAAATGTACCtatatcaaataatataaatgataaatgtgaAAATTGAACCATTACAAGACTGTTTCCTTGTTGGAGGACATCGataaatataaatcatgttCAATATGGAATGAATTATTTGATACATATCAACTTACTGTTATACCACAGTTGTCATATGAGAGATTACAGGCAGTATCAGTTTGTTCCATATGACCAATGAAAACCCTTAGTCGAAAAAACCGTGTAAACGACAAACAGTTAACAAACCCATATACAGAATACTGTACAACGGGTGTACCAACTCCGCAAAAATAGATGACATtcattaatattgattcacttatagggtctttgcgtcggaactaaacacatttgtttaaaaacagttgttggcatgacacgggttatgttcttctcatatatgttatgatggtatgatactaaacccctaacgggaaggactgtgcctgatattcatatgatgaaatcataatctttcaatcagtttaattgaagtatgGAGATGGCATGTCATTTAACTGCTAGTAgtatgttgttttttatgtatacttgtcattttgtttattttctttggttgcATCTTCTGACACCAGATTCGGAcctct from Mytilus trossulus isolate FHL-02 chromosome 8, PNRI_Mtr1.1.1.hap1, whole genome shotgun sequence includes the following:
- the LOC134727447 gene encoding uncharacterized protein LOC134727447, whose amino-acid sequence is MVQFSHLSFILFDIGTFIQTCPEGNHKCVTGECVNNPTECPLVTSIVSLSSTIAIDIQSSFVSPTTSTKFISATSHSNTYILLSSGLLSTVIHNLQSSSAFIPSTISIEPTTTHHSYQTSVIQTTPTNSVKTPPTDDQKPDEESNKLLYLLIILPFVVALIIILVGWKYRQNMRSMIYRVTRRGKHYHDASRNREMH